The genomic DNA AGATGAACCAACGAACTATTTAGATACAGCACATATAGAATGGTTGCAATCGTACTTGAAACTGTACGAAAAAGCTTATATTATCATTTCGCATGATGAAGTATTTTTGAACAATATTACGAATGTCATTTACCATCTAGAAGAACGAAAAGTTAAGCGATATGTAGGGGATTATGAAAAGTTTTTACAAAGTTACCAAGTACAAAGGAAACAATTACAATCGGCGTATGTGAAACAACAAAAAGAAATTGCTCAGTTAGAAACATTTATTCAAAAAAATAAGATTCGAAAAGCAAAACAGGCAAAAAGTCGAGAGAAAGTATTGGAGAAAATGCAAAGGGTTGAAAAGGTTAATAATATACCTCGGTCCCGTTTTGCTTTTACTGTTTATAATGAACCAGTAAGTCGTATATTACAGGCTGAGAAACTAAGAGTGGGTTATAGTGAGCCGTTATTTCCAGGCTTGAATTTACAAGTGAAAAAAGGAGAAAAGATAGCTGTTGTTGGTCATAACGGTATTGGAAAAACGACAATGTTAAAGACGTTATTAGGTCAAATAAAGCCGCTAAGCGGTTCAATTTTTGTTGGGGAACGAGTAAATCCTGCTTATTTTGCACAGGAAGAGTTTGCTTCAGAAATAACACCGTTAGAGAAAGTTTGGGCAGAACGACCAGATATGACAAAGAAAGAAGTGCGCCAAGTATTAGCGAAGTGTGGATTGAAAGAAGAACACGTATTAAAACCTATTCGTTTATTAAGCGGTGGAGAGCAAACGAAAGTGCGTTTATGTGAACTTATCGTAACGAAAAGCAATGTTTTAATTTTAGACGAACCGACTAATCATTTGGATGTAGAAACTAAGATGGCTTTAAAAGAAGCGTTACAACAATATAAAGGAACGGTTTTAATTGTCTCACATGAACCTTCTTTCTATGAATCGTGGATAACAAAAGTATGGAATATAGAAGAGTGGAATGCTGAACAATATGAATAAAGAAAAGACATTAGCTTTTATGAGCTAATGTCTTTTCTTTGTGATTAACATGATTTTCGAGAACTCTTACATGAGAATTGTATGAAGAAGCACTCTTATGGTGCGCTTATAAGCGTGCTTTTTCTTTTGTTATATTTATAATAATACGAAAGCCTTTCCCTAACAGGTGACTATCTTTCTTTATATATATAGATAGTTCAAAGTGGAATGAAAATAATTCCTATATGTAAAGAATAATGTGGATATTATAGGAAGACAATAGAAATTAAAGGAAATTCATGTAAAATTCAAATTAACTTCATATCAACTTCATATTAGAAATTAATTATAATAGGTTATTGTGATGATTTTTATTTTTCATAAAATTAAAAGTTTGAATTTAGGAGGTATTGCTCAAACCTAAATTCAAACTTTAGTGAAATAATTAATGGATATTACGTCTAGTTTTCGCTAATGACGGCATTTAAAAGTTCGGCAGGATTACCCGTTCCTGCACCACCAATTGTAATTGATCCACCAGGAGGAATTTCGCCATTCCATCCTGCGTTCGTAATTACATAATGATTATTTGTTTTACTACTAATTTTAGAATCCCAAACTTGTGTTAAATTGCCGCTATAATCAAATTCTAATTTCCAATTTTTAATAGGAATCGTTCCGTTATTTTTAATTATAATCGAGAAGTTATAACCGCTTCCCCAATTCGAAGTGACTGAAAATGTAGCAGTGCCATTTCCATCAGGAGGTGTTGTATTAGCTTCATCCGTTTTGACAGTAAGAGCGGTAGGGTGTGATTTATTTCCAGAAGCATCTTTGGCAATTACTGAAAATGTGTATTCCGTATTAGGTTTTAAGTTTTTAATTGTAATGCTATTTGTTGTTGCACTCCATTTTTCTTCTCCGGCAGTAATTTCGTATTCAGTAACGCCTACGTTATCAGTGGATGCAGTCCAGCTTAATTGAACTGAGCTTGAAGTTTTATTCGTAACTATAATGTTTTTAACATTCGTTGGTGGCTCAGTATCTTTTTGGTTAATAGGTCCACCAAGTAATTCTTTTACTAGCGTATCAAGTAATTTTGGACCACTACAACTATATTTTGGACTTGTACGGCAATCTCCGCTTAGTTCCCAAAACATTGCTCCACTTAAACCTTTCGTCTTTATATAGTCTGTTTTATATTTCATAGATTCATTGTCATCGTAGCTAATAAATGTGCCTGTAGTTGCATTATATAAATAAGGTACTTTAGCTGTGTCATTCCAGTAGCGTACAAAACCATTTTTATTAACGTAATTGGCTGTTAAATCACCGTAATCATACACACCTGTGTCACCGGTAGAATAATCATCCCAAGTACCTTTAGAAGCAAGTTTCCCATCACTACCTGGTTTGCAAGGTTGATATTGTCCGTTATTTTCTTTTCCACAACTTTTCCAGCCACGTCCGTAAAAAGGTACGCCTAATACTAGTTTATCCACTGGAACACCTTCATTGGTATAAACGTCTATAGCACCATCTACGTAAAAATTCGTATTTGCTGCTGGGTCATTTGGATCCTTATATAGAGCTGCATTATGATTAGAAGTAGCTTCCCATCCACCGTGGAAATCATATGTCATAATATTAATCCAATCGAGTATTTGAGAAATTTTCTTTAGCTCTGTATGATCAGCGTAGCGTTGACTTGCACCTGACGCGATTGTTAGTAAATATTGTTTGCCATCTTCAGCACCTGCTTTATTCAAAGCATTTCGGACGTCTTGAAGAAGAAGAGTGAAATTTTGTTTATCTTCAGGACGATAACTACCACCAGGAATTGTTTCAACGCCCGGATATTCCCAGTCTAAATCTACGCCATCAAATCCATATGCGCGAAGAAAAGCTACTGTAGATTCGGCAAATACTTTTCTTGTCTTTTCATCAGCGGCCATATCAGAAAAGCGGTTAGACCAAGTCCAGCCACCAACGGAAATTATTGTTTTTAAATGAGGATATTTAGCTTTTAATCGTTTTAGTTCTCCGAAATTTCCGCAACGGGCATATTTATCGCAATCTTCCCAAGTTGTACCTGAGCCAGGATACGATTTGGTAACATCAGCCCATGGTTCACCGAGTACGAGAGTACCATTAGGAACCTCTTTATTTTGCAATGGTACACCAGATTCTTTACAGTTCCACGTTTGTTTATTTGGATTATCCGGATGGGTAGAAGGATTTCCATGTTTTCCATTCCAACAAATATCCGCGAAAGCATAGTTAAGGTGAGTAAGTTTTGATGCATCAATGTCAGCAACTTGATAATTACGTCCGTAAACGCCCCACGAAGGAAAGTACCCAACAATTTTTTGACTTTGCTTTGGTGAATCTGCTAATGCGAGATTTGGAGTAATAAAATTTGTGAGAAAAAGAGGTAAGAAAAGTAGTAGAGATAGTAATAGCAGTGTGAATTTTTGAGACCTCATAGCCATTTCTCCTTTCAAAATAAAAGATATATTTAAAGGCATACGCCAATAAATCAAAATGAATCTAGACGTATGAAACGTCTAGATAAAATGATCAGACATCACGAAGTCTATACAAGGGAGCTGGGGGTGATTAAATCGTAACAAATGTAAGATTTAGTGTAAACGCTTTATTAAGTTGAAAAAGACTTTCTCAATATAAAAAGGCTTGAATACAAACTATATATGAAAACGAAAGGTCGGTATGGGAGGAAATAGCTCATTATAAATAAATTTGAGAAAAAATTGTATGGAGCCAATTATTAAAGACGTAGAAAGATAAGGAAATATCATGTAAAATAATAGTAAAAATATGTAAAGGAGGGAATAGTGTGGATGTGTTTTTGAACATTGCTGAAGAAAAAATTCGCCAAGCAATACGGAATGGTGATCTTGATTATCTTCCGGGAAAAGGAAAACCACTACAATTAGAAGATTTTTCAATGGTACCTCCAGAACTTAGAATGAGTTATAAAATTTTAAAAAATGCGGGAATGATTCCACCAGAGATGGAACTACAAAAAGATATATTAAAAATAGAGGATCTAATTGCCTGCTGTTATGATGAAGAAGAGAGAAAGAAATTACGAGAAGAGTTAACAATAAAAACGTTACGTTTTCAGCAGGTAATGGAAAAGAGAAAGATTAAAGATAGTTCAGCTTTTCGTATGTATCAAGACAAAGTATTTCGTAAATTACGCTAAGAGGGATAAGATGACTACATTTAAAACGATAGAAGAAATAGCGACCTATATCGAAGAACAACAATTGGTACTTCTGTTTATTAAAACGGAAAATTGTGGTGTTTGTGATGTTATGCTAAGAAAAGTAAATTGCGTATTAGAGAATTATGATTACGTAGAGAAAATAGAGATATTACTACAAGACATGCAAGAGATTGCGGGGCGATATGCCGTATTTACAGGACCGACAATTTTATTATTTTATAATGGAAAAGAGATCCTTCGAGAATCGCGCTTCATTTCACTTGAAAATCTAGAGAGAACCATTCAATTATTCGAGGAATAAGGGAGGCTTTTATATGGAATTTATTATCGTCATACTATTATTTGTTGTAGTTGGAATAATCGTAACAGCAGTTCGATCGAACAAAAAGAAGGTAAATCTTACAAAACAAAATAACATTCA from Bacillus cereus G9842 includes the following:
- a CDS encoding ABC-F family ATP-binding cassette domain-containing protein, with amino-acid sequence MSILTVENLSHSYGEKTILYNACFRLLKGEHVGLVGKNGIGKSTLLRILTGELIHDDGNIEWFPHVKVGFLQQHIDLQEGITIAGYLQSAFSNLYAIEYEMLKIAEEMAEAVEVEKLLVRYGELQTILENSNFYQIHTEIEEVAIGLGLFEIGLEKDVSKLSGGQRTKLLLGKLLLEKADVLLLDEPTNYLDTAHIEWLQSYLKLYEKAYIIISHDEVFLNNITNVIYHLEERKVKRYVGDYEKFLQSYQVQRKQLQSAYVKQQKEIAQLETFIQKNKIRKAKQAKSREKVLEKMQRVEKVNNIPRSRFAFTVYNEPVSRILQAEKLRVGYSEPLFPGLNLQVKKGEKIAVVGHNGIGKTTMLKTLLGQIKPLSGSIFVGERVNPAYFAQEEFASEITPLEKVWAERPDMTKKEVRQVLAKCGLKEEHVLKPIRLLSGGEQTKVRLCELIVTKSNVLILDEPTNHLDVETKMALKEALQQYKGTVLIVSHEPSFYESWITKVWNIEEWNAEQYE
- a CDS encoding glycosyl hydrolase family 18 protein, yielding MRSQKFTLLLLSLLLFLPLFLTNFITPNLALADSPKQSQKIVGYFPSWGVYGRNYQVADIDASKLTHLNYAFADICWNGKHGNPSTHPDNPNKQTWNCKESGVPLQNKEVPNGTLVLGEPWADVTKSYPGSGTTWEDCDKYARCGNFGELKRLKAKYPHLKTIISVGGWTWSNRFSDMAADEKTRKVFAESTVAFLRAYGFDGVDLDWEYPGVETIPGGSYRPEDKQNFTLLLQDVRNALNKAGAEDGKQYLLTIASGASQRYADHTELKKISQILDWINIMTYDFHGGWEATSNHNAALYKDPNDPAANTNFYVDGAIDVYTNEGVPVDKLVLGVPFYGRGWKSCGKENNGQYQPCKPGSDGKLASKGTWDDYSTGDTGVYDYGDLTANYVNKNGFVRYWNDTAKVPYLYNATTGTFISYDDNESMKYKTDYIKTKGLSGAMFWELSGDCRTSPKYSCSGPKLLDTLVKELLGGPINQKDTEPPTNVKNIIVTNKTSSSVQLSWTASTDNVGVTEYEITAGEEKWSATTNSITIKNLKPNTEYTFSVIAKDASGNKSHPTALTVKTDEANTTPPDGNGTATFSVTSNWGSGYNFSIIIKNNGTIPIKNWKLEFDYSGNLTQVWDSKISSKTNNHYVITNAGWNGEIPPGGSITIGGAGTGNPAELLNAVISEN
- a CDS encoding J-domain-containing protein — protein: MDVFLNIAEEKIRQAIRNGDLDYLPGKGKPLQLEDFSMVPPELRMSYKILKNAGMIPPEMELQKDILKIEDLIACCYDEEERKKLREELTIKTLRFQQVMEKRKIKDSSAFRMYQDKVFRKLR
- a CDS encoding thioredoxin family protein yields the protein MTTFKTIEEIATYIEEQQLVLLFIKTENCGVCDVMLRKVNCVLENYDYVEKIEILLQDMQEIAGRYAVFTGPTILLFYNGKEILRESRFISLENLERTIQLFEE